The genomic DNA CGCTCTATCTGGAACTAATAACGTGTATAAATAATCATCGTTTCTATTAAGTGATAATTCACCTGCTATAAATGATATATCTATAGTATTGTTCCCTAGTTTTAAATCCGTTTCTGAAATAATAAGATGTTCTTGCTTATGATTAACCTCAATAACTTTTCCATTTGCAATCACGTTTTTAATAAAAGACTTTTTTTCATTAAAATCTAAATACAATGGGGATTCTAAATCTTTAACTTTTAAATTCAACTTTAACTCTGAAGCTATTGAATCTTCTTTTTTTAAAGGAATATTAAATTTTAAATTATAAACAACATCTTCAACTTGTGTTTTTCTATACGTTGATAAATCTAAAGATATACCTTCAGACAAAAGCATGCTTTCTCTTTGTTTGGTGTCACAAGAAAACAGCATTAAGAAACACAATAAGTATAAAAAATTCTTCATAAAAAGCGGCTCAATAAAACCAGAAAAAGGTTTACTATAATGCAAACCTTTTATCAATTTCTTTTAATTACCAAACAACATTATAAAACAGCATCAACAATACCATAAGAAACAGATTCATCTGCTCCCATCCAGTGGTCGCGATTAAAATCCTTCATTATTTTATCAAAAGTTTGTCCGCAATTATCTGCTAATATTTGCGCACTTAATTCTTTAGTAATTATAATTTCTTTAGCTGTAATTTCTATATCGCTTGCTTGCCCACGTGCACCACCACTAGGTTGGTGAATCATAACACGGGCATGTGGTTGTATAAAACGTTTCCCTTTTTCTCCAGCAGATAATATTAAAGAGCCCATTGAAGCTGCGAATCCTGTACAGATTGTTGAAACATCACTTTTTAAAGATTTTATACAATCGTAAATTGCAAAACCAGACGTTACATAACCTCCTGGACTATTTATGTATAAATGAATATCCTTAGCCTCCAATGCATCTAAATACAATAAACGCTCTATAACGTGTTTGGCAGAATCATCATCAACTTGTCCCCATAAAAACACTTTACGTTCTTCTATTAGTTTGCTATCAATGGCATCTTGTACTTTTATTTGTTTACTCATATCTGTTTTTAATTTTTTACTCGTTCTTATTTTATTAATTTTTTAAAATTAATAATAAAATTGAGAACGAACAGAACCACTTTACTCTTTCATTAAAAATTTTAAAAAGCATTTTGTAAAAGTACTTTTTAAATTTGTTAATTTTCGTTTCATCTAAAATAAAAAAAGGTTTGCCATAATGACAAACCTTTTCAGTTTTCTTTTTAATGTATTGACTATAAAAGTGAATCTATAGCTTCAGTATAAGCATTTTTTGGTGCTACTCCAACTTGTCTTCCAACAACTTCTCCGTTTTGAAAAACCAAAACAGTAGGGATGTTACGCACACCATATTTAGCAGCAAACTCTTGGTTGGCATCTACATCTACTTTTCCAACAACAGCTTTACCATCATATTCTCCACTAATTTCCTCTATAATTGGTCCAACCATTCTACAAGGTCCACACCAAGCAGCCCAAAAGTCAACCAATACAGGTTTATCACTTTTTAATACAGTTTCTTCAAACGTTGCATCTGTTATTTCTAATGCCATAATATTTATGTTTTAAGTTCGTATTTTATTATTAATATCGCAAAATTAGTCAAAATATTTACGAAAGCTTACAATCTAACAATTTGTTTTATCTATATCAATATTGTTCTGCACTATATATATTTAAAAATGTTTCTACTCTTCATGAGAATTCGTTGTTATCTAAATTTATTTTATTATAAAATATGATTTAAAAAAAATCACAATAAACTGATTTACATTATTTTAAACATATTTTTAAAAATCAAAACCATGTTAGGCAACCAAAAAGTTGCATATTTAAAATATTTATTCTAGTTTAGCAACCATAAAGTTGCATATTAATTAAAAATCGAACTTATTATGAATGATGTTATTAAAAAAGAAAAGGTATTTAAACACTCCATAGATAAAGTATGGAATGCTATTTCTAAAGCTGAAGAAATATCTGCCTGGTTTATTCAAGCAGATTTTAAAGCTGAAAAAGGGTATCAATATACGTTTACTTCAGAACCTAACGAAAAGGGTTGCACAACCATTAGTGGGGAAGTAAAAGAATCTAATCCATACAAATTAGTTTATACCTGGATAGTTGCAGAAATGAAAGTAGAAACTACAGTTACCTGGGAATTAGAGGCTACAGAAAACGGCACCAAATTATATCTGGAACATTCTGGAATTTCAAATTACGAAGGCGAAACTGCTGTAAAAATGTTTGAAAGTTTTAACGGTGGTTGGGATAACTGTATAAACGGATTAACGGATTACTTAAAACAATTAGTTAATGCAGGATAAAATAACCAAACTATTTAAAGCTATTGCAGATCCAACTAGGCGTGATATTTTTCACGCCTTGGTTATTGCAACCTCAGCCTTATCCATTACTCAAATATCCAGTCAGTTTGATATTAGCAGACAAGGTGTAACCAAACATATAAAAACACTAGAAGAAGCTGGTCTAGTACATATTAATACACACGGACGTGAACGTTTTTGTAATGCCAATGCAAAACCTTTAAAAGAAGTTAGTAAATGGGTGGAATTTTACTCACAATTCTGGGATAATTCATTACAAGGTTTAGAGAATTATTTAAACAATTCAAAAGATGTCTAGTACTATAAAACAAATGGACAGCCAAATTAAGAACTACAAAAAGCAGTTAGAGGTAAACGCTAGTTCTAAACAAGTGTTTAGTGCCTTAAACGAAGGACTTCATTTATGGTGGGGAAAAATAAGCAATTCCGACTTTAAAACCGGAGGTCAATTCACCATTCAATTTGAAAATGATTATTGGTGGACTTTTAAAATTATGGAACATACTCCTAATCTGGAATTAGTTTGGAAATGTATTGATGGTGAACCCGATTTTAATAAAGAATGGATCGGTCATGTGTTGCATTGGAAGATAACTGAACCAGCAGAAAAATCTTTAATAAATTTTCATCAAATTGGGCTTAATCCTAACATAGATTGTTATTCTATTTGTTCTAAAACATGGGATATGTTTATAAGCGAACGTCTAAAAAAACACTTAAACCAAGCTTAATATTTAATTTAATCTTTTGGTAAAGAAATATTAAAACTAAATTATCATTTTTGATTTTTTAATTTTGAGATAACACATGGATTTTAAAATAATTGGTTGGGCTGGAGCTTTGTTGTATATTATTGCATACATTCTATTAAGTTTTGATGTATTAAACTCTAAAAAATCAATGTACCATATCTTAAATGGGTTAGGTGGTATTTGCTTAATTGCAAATGCCTTACCAATAAATGACTACCCAACAATAGCTGTTAATGCCGTATGGTGTTTAATTGCTTTGATTATTATCGTAAAAATTTCGATTAAAAAGAATCAGGGTTAAGCAAATTCGATTAGTTGCATGGCATATTTTATATAAGGCTTAACATTTTTTTTATAAGCACTATTATCATCTAAATGAATACCTAAATTATAATATGCACCATCTATAAGAGCAAATAAGATTGTTGTTAGTTCAGAAATATTTTCATTTAATATTATTTTGTCATTTTTTGCAGCAGTTAATTTGTTTTCCAATTCACTTTTTAAAACCTGCAAAAAAAATCTGAACTTTTCATTAATCATTTTATTTTGATAAATTAAAGCATACAGACTATAAAAAACACCATCATCAATATAATTATTCCATTTTCTCGAAAATAAAGACTCAATAAATTCCTCAAATTCAGTTCTATTAGAAATTGATGGTCTTTCACTAGAGTTGATAAATTTTAAATAGTTATCTAATATATGATCATTTAAGGCTAAAAGTAAATTCTCTTTACTTTCAAAATAATGCATAACTAAACCTTTACTAATATTCATTTCGTTTGCAACTTTAGCTATCGAAGCATTTTCCAAACCAAATTGCTTGGCTACTAAATAGAAGGATTTTACAATTTCCTCTCTTCTTATATGTGAAATTTCTTTTCTTCCCATTTGGCTTTATTATCAAAAAAGTAATATTTCTAAGTACAAATTAAACATTTCTTTACACTAATAACTTTTCGTAAACATTAAACTAATTTAATGATAACTTTTTTTTAATTGAACAGTCGTTCAATTAAAAAATCATTCCTATAATTTTGGAGCACTAAATTGAACTTAATCTCTATGAAAAAAATTATTTTTCTCTTGCTCGTTTTCTCCTCTATGCATGTTATTTCTCAACAAAATGTAAAAGGCATTATAACTGACAAACATGGGACCCCCATTTTAATTGAAACAAATATATCTATAAAAGGAACAGATAAAAAAACACTTACTGATTACAAGGCTGAATATTCAATTACAGCAAATAAAAGCGATGTTTTAGTCTTTGCTCATCCTGGTTATCAATCACAAGAAATAAAAGTAGGAGATAAAAACGTGATTAACGTTGTATTGGAAAGGGAAACAATACAAAGAAACGGACCTCACAAAGTTGTGTTTATAATAGTTGATGGTATATCAACAGATATGTACTATAAAGCAAATACGCCCTATTTAGATGCCATATCTAAAGATGGTGCTTTTACTGAAGCTTATGTTGGTGGTAAACGCGGTACTTATAGCGAAACTCCAACCATATCAGCCGTAGGCTATAACAGTTTGCTTACTGGAACCTGGGTAAACAAACACAATGTCTATTGGAACTCCATCTTAAACCCCAATTATAACTACCCTACGGTTTTTAGATTATTAAAGGATAGTTTTCCTAATAAAAAAACAGCCATTTACTCTACCTGGTTGGATAACAGAACCAAACTCGTTGGAGAGGGGTTAGAAGCGACAGGCAATATTAAGGTAGACTATCATTTTGACGGTTTAGAGTTAAATGAAGAACTATATCCTCACGATGACCAGAAGAAATATCTCAAGCGAATTGATGCTGAAGTAGCTAGAACAGCTGCCACTCATATTTATGAAGAAGGCCCAGATTTATCATGGGTGTATTTAGAACACACAGATGATATGGGACATTTGTATGGAGACAGCAAACAACTTTACGAAGCGATTTCTTACGAGGATGCACTAATAGGTTTGATATGGGATGCAACCAAACTTCGTGAAGAAAAAACTGGAGAAAATTGGCTAGTAATTATTACTACAGATCACGGTAGAAGACCAATAGATGGCAAACATCACGGGTACCAATCGTACAGAGAAAGAAGTACTTGGATAGCACTTAGCAAGCCCATTGAAAACACATACTTTAAAAACAATAAAGTTTCTATTGTAGATATTTTTCCAACCATTACAGACTATATGGGTATTCCCATTCCTCAACATGTAGCTTATGAGCTTGATGGAGTTTCATTAACAAATACTGTCGATGCATTCAATCTGGAAGCCACATGCTATAATGGAAAATACTTAAATGCAAAATGGTTAACAGAAAGTAAAAATAACGAGCAGGCAAAAATCTTTATAAGCTATTCAAATAATAAAAAAGAGGGAGGCATAGATAATTATAAACAGATAGGGGAAATTGATGTTCAGAAAAGAGCATTTAATGCCCAAATAAATCCTCCTAAAAAATGTAAATACGCTAAGCTGGTTTTAGAAACCAAAAACCACACTATAAATACCTGGATAAAAATAAAACCTTAAAACCTCTCTCAAGAAAATCATTTTACAAAAATTCAATTAAATCATTTTTAATCTTAAAAATTAAATTCTAACTAATAATGAAAAAATATTTCACATTTTTATGCATTCTGGTTACCTCATTGCTTTTTGCACAAAAACCAATAGAAGGTAAAATAACAGATGAAAAAGGCATTCCAATTACTGGAGCTAATATACAAGTCCTAAATACGATTAAAGGAGCCGTTACCGATTTTGATGGCACCTTTTCTATAGAAGCAAACAATGGTGATGTTCTAGAATTTTCCTATGTAGGCTATAAAACACAAACTTTAACATTTAATAATCAAACATTATTAAATATAATACTAAAGGAAGATACAACTCAACTTAATGAGATCATTATAACTTCTTTGGGTATTAAAAAAGAGAAAAAAACAATTGGTTATGCAGCCAGCGAATTAAAAGCAAAAGAATTAACCGTAGTCAAAACTATAAATGTTGTAAATTCTTTATCGGGTAAAGTAGCTGGGTTACAAGTTACAGGCGCCAGTAATGGAGTTGCAAGTTCTGCGAGAGTTGTTATAAGGGGTGAAAATTCCCTAAATCTTAATAGTAATGAACCTTTATTTATTTTAGACGGTGTTCCTGTTAATAACAGAATTTTTGGTGTTGGCGGTAATTCTACAAATCAAGCAGATTTACCTACAGATTATGGAAATGGTTTATCTGAATTGAACTCGGAGGATTTTGAATCAGTAACTGTGTTAAAAGGTGCAGCCGCTTCTGCTCTATACGGATCGAGAGCAGCAAACGGGGTTATAGTAATTACTACAAAAACTGGCAAAAAAGATAAAGGTCTTGGAGTAGAAATTTCATCCTCAACCATGTTTAGTTCCGCATTAAGGCTACCAGATTTGCAAACCGAATACGGTGGTGGATGGGCCGGAAATTATGCAT from Flavivirga abyssicola includes the following:
- a CDS encoding ClpP family protease, translating into MSKQIKVQDAIDSKLIEERKVFLWGQVDDDSAKHVIERLLYLDALEAKDIHLYINSPGGYVTSGFAIYDCIKSLKSDVSTICTGFAASMGSLILSAGEKGKRFIQPHARVMIHQPSGGARGQASDIEITAKEIIITKELSAQILADNCGQTFDKIMKDFNRDHWMGADESVSYGIVDAVL
- the trxA gene encoding thioredoxin, with protein sequence MALEITDATFEETVLKSDKPVLVDFWAAWCGPCRMVGPIIEEISGEYDGKAVVGKVDVDANQEFAAKYGVRNIPTVLVFQNGEVVGRQVGVAPKNAYTEAIDSLL
- a CDS encoding SRPBCC family protein: MNDVIKKEKVFKHSIDKVWNAISKAEEISAWFIQADFKAEKGYQYTFTSEPNEKGCTTISGEVKESNPYKLVYTWIVAEMKVETTVTWELEATENGTKLYLEHSGISNYEGETAVKMFESFNGGWDNCINGLTDYLKQLVNAG
- a CDS encoding ArsR/SmtB family transcription factor, coding for MQDKITKLFKAIADPTRRDIFHALVIATSALSITQISSQFDISRQGVTKHIKTLEEAGLVHINTHGRERFCNANAKPLKEVSKWVEFYSQFWDNSLQGLENYLNNSKDV
- a CDS encoding SRPBCC family protein, giving the protein MSSTIKQMDSQIKNYKKQLEVNASSKQVFSALNEGLHLWWGKISNSDFKTGGQFTIQFENDYWWTFKIMEHTPNLELVWKCIDGEPDFNKEWIGHVLHWKITEPAEKSLINFHQIGLNPNIDCYSICSKTWDMFISERLKKHLNQA
- a CDS encoding CBU_0592 family membrane protein, with the protein product MDFKIIGWAGALLYIIAYILLSFDVLNSKKSMYHILNGLGGICLIANALPINDYPTIAVNAVWCLIALIIIVKISIKKNQG
- a CDS encoding TetR family transcriptional regulator, coding for MGRKEISHIRREEIVKSFYLVAKQFGLENASIAKVANEMNISKGLVMHYFESKENLLLALNDHILDNYLKFINSSERPSISNRTEFEEFIESLFSRKWNNYIDDGVFYSLYALIYQNKMINEKFRFFLQVLKSELENKLTAAKNDKIILNENISELTTILFALIDGAYYNLGIHLDDNSAYKKNVKPYIKYAMQLIEFA
- a CDS encoding alkaline phosphatase family protein; this encodes MKKIIFLLLVFSSMHVISQQNVKGIITDKHGTPILIETNISIKGTDKKTLTDYKAEYSITANKSDVLVFAHPGYQSQEIKVGDKNVINVVLERETIQRNGPHKVVFIIVDGISTDMYYKANTPYLDAISKDGAFTEAYVGGKRGTYSETPTISAVGYNSLLTGTWVNKHNVYWNSILNPNYNYPTVFRLLKDSFPNKKTAIYSTWLDNRTKLVGEGLEATGNIKVDYHFDGLELNEELYPHDDQKKYLKRIDAEVARTAATHIYEEGPDLSWVYLEHTDDMGHLYGDSKQLYEAISYEDALIGLIWDATKLREEKTGENWLVIITTDHGRRPIDGKHHGYQSYRERSTWIALSKPIENTYFKNNKVSIVDIFPTITDYMGIPIPQHVAYELDGVSLTNTVDAFNLEATCYNGKYLNAKWLTESKNNEQAKIFISYSNNKKEGGIDNYKQIGEIDVQKRAFNAQINPPKKCKYAKLVLETKNHTINTWIKIKP